AAAACAGCCTCATCAAGGACGTTCACAAAAGAAAACGAAGAAAAAACGCCAACAACATACTATAGAAGGTAAGCGTAAAGATAAGAAAAAAGGTACAAAAGGGAAATCAAGTAAAAATAAACCAAAAGCGAAAAAGAAACCCTTTTATGAAACCGTAGTGAAGAAGAAGAAAAAACGGAAAAGAAAGTAGGAAAAGAGTATGCCAAAAGGGGAAGGTCAAGTAATTGCGCAAAATAAAAAAGCGCGTCATGATTATACGATTTTAGAAACTTATGAAGCTGGAATTGTTCTGCAAGGAACAGAAATTAAGTCTATTCGTAATCGAAGAGTAAATTTAAAAGATGGATTTATTCGTGTACGTAATCAAGAAGCATTCTTATATAATGTACATATTAGTCCTTATGAACAAGGGAATCTTTTTAACCATGATCCTTTAAGAACAAGAAAATTACTATTACATAAGAAACAAATTAAAAAGTTAGCGGAAGAACAAAAACAAAGTGGGATTACTATTGTTCCTTTAAAAATTTATTTGAAGGATGGATTTGCTAAAGTTTTGATTGGTGTAGCAAAAGGGAAGAAACAGTATGACAAGCGTGAAGCTTTAAAAGAAAAAGATATGAAGCGAGATATTCAACGTACATTGAAAAATCGTTATTAAGAAGAGGGGTTTACCTCTTCTTTTTTTGTTTATGAGAAAATTTCTCATCTTAAATTATTAAGAAAAGTTTAAATTTTTCGGAAATTATTGAGAATGTAAATGATAATCGCTCTTGGAAAACAAAGGAAAATCGCGATGTTTTTGTTTTATTTCAATAAGTTGAAGCATAAAGAAAGCGTTTCATTTTTTTACTCTGGTTTTTGTTTTTTTTAATTAATGATGGTAGTATTAGAAAGTGAAAATAGAAGTTATAAAATTTCATTTTCAACGAATTTATTGGAAAGAGAGGTGAAAGGAATGCATGAACAATCATGGACATTTTCTATTTTGGGAATTCATTTTGATGGTACCGTGTGTTCAATGATTGCTTTAACTTGTGTCATCGTATTTCTATTTATCTTCTTATGTTCAAGAAATATGAAATTACGACCAAAAGGGAAGCAAAATGTTTTAGAGTATGTCATTGATTTTGTTAATAACATCATTAAAGACAACTTATCTGAAAAAGAAGTACCGACTTTTAGTCTTTTTGCTTCTGTTTTATTCTTATTTATCTTAGTAGCCAACGTTCTAGGATTAGCCACTAAGATTACCATCGGCGAAGATGTAAGTTTTTGGAAAAGTCCAACAGCGGATCCAACCATCACTTTAACCTTAGCCTTTATTATGATTTTATTAACAAGTTATGTCTCAGTGAAACGATTTGGATTTAAGAAATATGTTCGTTTGAGTTATATGAGTCCAATGCCAGGATTACTACCAATTAAAATCTTGGAAGAATTTACTAACGTTTTAACATTGGGCTTACGTCTATACGGAAATATTTTTGCCGGTGAGGTATTATTAACCTTAATCGCTCAATTTGGATTACTAAATGGAGCAATGTTCCCAATCGCCATTCCTATTGAAATGATTTGGCAAGCATTCTCTATTTTCATCGGAGCTATCCAAGCATTCATCTTTGTGACATTAACAATGGTATACATGTCACATAAAATTAGCGAGGAGCATTAATTTAGGAGGAATTTATTATGGATTTAAACACAATCGCAGCAGCAATTGCCGTATTCGGTGCAGCATTAGGTGCAGGTATTGGTAACGGTGCCGTTATCTCAAAAACAATTGAATCAATGGCTCGTCAACCAGAAATGAGTAAAGAATTAAGAACACAAATGTTTATCGGTGTAGGTTTGATTGAAGCGGTGCCAATTATCGCAGTCGTTGTAGGTCTATTATTAATCTTTTTATAAGATAAAAAGAATGATTGATATGAAAGGAAGTGCCCGACAAGATGACATCAACATTATTGGTTGCTGCAGGAGCTAGTCAAAGCACAACCATTGGAAACATCCTTTTTGTCAGCATTTCATTCTTATTACTTATTTTTTGTGTCAAAAAGTTTGCATGGGGAAATATCACAAAGATTTTTGATGAACGTGCAAATAAAATTGCCAATGATTTAGATAGTGCAGAAGAAGCACGAGTAAGAGCAAGTGAATTGCAACGACAAAGAGAAACAGAATTGAAAAATGCACGTCAAGATTCAATGAAGATTATTAATGATGCAAAAGATACAGCATCTAAAAATAGTCAACAAATCTTATCTAGTGCTAAAGAAGAAGCGCAAATGATTCAAAAACGTGCGCAACAACAAATTGATTTAGAAAAACAACAAGCTTATGCTTGTGTAAAATCTGATATTGCAAGTATGTCTTTGCAAATTGCACAACAAATTTTAGAAAAAGAATTAGATGAGCAAACACATCAAGCATTGATCCATTCATGTATTGAAGGGTTGGAAGAATATAATGAAACTCGATAAATATGAAATTGGAAAACGTTATGGTAAAGCCCTTTTTGATCTTGCAGTAGAACAAGGGAATGCCAAAGAAATTTATCAACAATTACAAACGATTCAAGAAGTGTATGCAACAACTCCAAAGTTGCAAGCTTGTTTATCTTCTGCTCAATTATCAGCAGAAGATAAAAATCAAATGATGCAACCATTAGTAGCACAAACAGGAGGGATAGTTACTTCTTTTCTTGAAGTAGTACAATCTCATCAACGTTGGGCAGAAGTTCCCGAAATGATTGCAGACTTTGCGAATCGTTTAGCCGAAGCGCAACACATTATTACCGGAAAAGTTTGGAGTGTTCTTCCTCTTTCTAAAGAACAATTAGAAAAAATCGAGAAAGAAACAGCACAAATTTTAGGTTATGAACATGCGCATTTAGAAAATGTAATTGATACGAGTATTATTGGTGGCATCAAAATTGAAGCAAACCATTATGTAATTGATCGTACA
The nucleotide sequence above comes from Catellicoccus marimammalium M35/04/3. Encoded proteins:
- the smpB gene encoding SsrA-binding protein SmpB, with the translated sequence MPKGEGQVIAQNKKARHDYTILETYEAGIVLQGTEIKSIRNRRVNLKDGFIRVRNQEAFLYNVHISPYEQGNLFNHDPLRTRKLLLHKKQIKKLAEEQKQSGITIVPLKIYLKDGFAKVLIGVAKGKKQYDKREALKEKDMKRDIQRTLKNRY
- the atpB gene encoding F0F1 ATP synthase subunit A, whose translation is MHEQSWTFSILGIHFDGTVCSMIALTCVIVFLFIFLCSRNMKLRPKGKQNVLEYVIDFVNNIIKDNLSEKEVPTFSLFASVLFLFILVANVLGLATKITIGEDVSFWKSPTADPTITLTLAFIMILLTSYVSVKRFGFKKYVRLSYMSPMPGLLPIKILEEFTNVLTLGLRLYGNIFAGEVLLTLIAQFGLLNGAMFPIAIPIEMIWQAFSIFIGAIQAFIFVTLTMVYMSHKISEEH
- the atpE gene encoding F0F1 ATP synthase subunit C; the protein is MDLNTIAAAIAVFGAALGAGIGNGAVISKTIESMARQPEMSKELRTQMFIGVGLIEAVPIIAVVVGLLLIFL
- the atpF gene encoding F0F1 ATP synthase subunit B, translating into MTSTLLVAAGASQSTTIGNILFVSISFLLLIFCVKKFAWGNITKIFDERANKIANDLDSAEEARVRASELQRQRETELKNARQDSMKIINDAKDTASKNSQQILSSAKEEAQMIQKRAQQQIDLEKQQAYACVKSDIASMSLQIAQQILEKELDEQTHQALIHSCIEGLEEYNETR
- the atpH gene encoding ATP synthase F1 subunit delta → MKLDKYEIGKRYGKALFDLAVEQGNAKEIYQQLQTIQEVYATTPKLQACLSSAQLSAEDKNQMMQPLVAQTGGIVTSFLEVVQSHQRWAEVPEMIADFANRLAEAQHIITGKVWSVLPLSKEQLEKIEKETAQILGYEHAHLENVIDTSIIGGIKIEANHYVIDRTLQKRIQMMSKALMLEA